Proteins encoded in a region of the bacterium genome:
- a CDS encoding thioredoxin fold domain-containing protein, translating to MLKQLCIFLIVFSVLCLGGQKVLLAKSKIEKKEIKWYHSFEKGLKMAKKKNKPLMVDFEAKWCIWCKRLDATTYKNPEVIALSKKFIPVKIDCDVDKTTPNQYAVRGLPTIIFMDTDSQVIHQVVGYRGPEDFITEMKKALASTKGDDK from the coding sequence ATGTTAAAACAATTATGTATTTTTCTGATTGTATTTAGTGTTTTGTGTCTGGGGGGGCAAAAAGTTCTACTGGCTAAATCTAAAATAGAGAAAAAAGAGATTAAATGGTATCATTCTTTTGAGAAAGGGTTAAAGATGGCTAAAAAAAAGAATAAACCTTTGATGGTAGATTTTGAGGCAAAATGGTGTATCTGGTGTAAAAGATTAGATGCAACGACATATAAAAATCCAGAGGTAATTGCACTTTCTAAAAAATTTATTCCAGTCAAGATTGATTGTGATGTAGATAAAACTACACCAAACCAATATGCTGTCCGAGGCTTGCCAACGATTATCTTTATGGATACGGATAGTCAGGTAATTCATCAAGTAGTAGGTTATCGTGGACCAGAAGATTTTATAACCGAAATGAAAAAGGCACTTGCATCTACTAAAGGAGATGATAAATGA
- a CDS encoding tetratricopeptide repeat protein has translation MINNILFLLLFIIGCSQAKPYITPYQYQENQLAKLLYDRALAYQDQKNYELAIIEFRHFIDYYPKIYYADEAQLNIGRCYQALEQWNEAINNYRLLLKKYKHSDYKVEAIYQIGECYQASNKFKKATEIYLSIIKEHSKTVWAKKSKEKIEEIANKFPQSKEFKKINRQAEKIYRKSQKK, from the coding sequence ATGATAAATAATATCTTATTTCTTTTGCTCTTTATCATTGGTTGTAGTCAGGCTAAACCTTATATTACCCCGTATCAATATCAGGAAAATCAATTAGCAAAATTACTTTATGACCGTGCCCTGGCATATCAAGACCAAAAAAATTATGAATTAGCCATTATTGAATTTCGACATTTTATTGACTATTATCCAAAGATTTATTATGCCGATGAGGCTCAACTTAATATCGGTAGATGCTATCAGGCGTTAGAACAATGGAATGAGGCGATAAATAATTATCGGCTATTGCTTAAAAAATATAAACACTCTGACTATAAAGTTGAGGCAATTTACCAAATCGGAGAATGCTACCAGGCATCTAATAAATTTAAAAAGGCAACTGAAATATATCTTTCTATCATTAAGGAACATTCCAAAACAGTCTGGGCAAAAAAGTCAAAAGAAAAGATAGAGGAGATTGCAAATAAATTCCCGCAAAGTAAAGAGTTTAAAAAAATCAATCGTCAAGCAGAGAAAATCTATCGTAAGAGTCAAAAGAAATAA
- the lysA gene encoding diaminopimelate decarboxylase, translated as MGFEYRERELYCDGLKIETIARQVQTPFYLYSYDVLTSNYEAYCQSFSNTLICYACKANANLAILNILAQKGAGADVVSGGELFKALKAGIPPQKIVFNGNGKTREELEYAVENDLLMINVDSIEELSLLNQIARAKDKKVRIAIRVNPDINPLTHHYIATGLAKSKFGISNHMVKEVYIQVSKSQNLEVAGIHCHIGSQITHCNLFLESMHKVLKLARELKELNINIEYINLGGGLGIRYHDEDIHSIQDFGKMLLPEIANTNYKLILEPGRSIVGESGILVTKILHIKKGHNKHFIIVDAAMNDLIRPAFYKAYHKILPVIEDIEREGLTADIVGPICEEGDFFAHDRVLPKPTAGELLVILDAGAYGITMSSNYNMRPKVAEVMVINGEYHIIRQRESYEDLISKEAILQI; from the coding sequence ATGGGATTTGAATATCGAGAAAGAGAATTATATTGTGATGGGCTTAAGATTGAAACCATTGCCAGGCAGGTGCAAACACCATTTTATCTTTACAGTTATGATGTCTTAACCTCTAATTACGAGGCTTATTGCCAATCTTTCTCTAATACCTTAATTTGTTATGCCTGTAAGGCAAACGCTAATCTGGCTATCCTTAATATTTTAGCCCAAAAAGGGGCAGGGGCAGATGTTGTCTCCGGCGGTGAACTATTTAAGGCATTAAAGGCAGGAATTCCACCGCAAAAAATCGTTTTCAATGGTAATGGTAAAACCAGAGAAGAACTTGAATATGCCGTAGAGAATGATTTGTTAATGATTAATGTGGATTCAATAGAGGAACTTTCATTATTGAACCAAATTGCCAGAGCAAAAGATAAAAAAGTCCGTATTGCAATTCGTGTCAATCCTGATATTAATCCACTTACTCATCATTATATTGCTACAGGCCTGGCTAAAAGTAAATTTGGAATAAGCAACCATATGGTAAAAGAGGTTTATATCCAGGTATCAAAGTCACAAAATCTTGAAGTAGCAGGAATTCATTGCCATATTGGTTCGCAAATAACTCATTGTAACCTATTCCTTGAAAGCATGCATAAGGTTCTTAAATTAGCCCGGGAACTTAAAGAGCTAAATATTAACATCGAGTATATAAATCTTGGTGGAGGTTTAGGTATCAGGTATCATGATGAAGATATTCATAGCATCCAGGATTTTGGCAAAATGCTCTTACCAGAAATTGCTAATACCAATTATAAACTAATATTAGAACCAGGACGAAGTATTGTAGGCGAGTCAGGAATTCTTGTAACTAAAATACTTCATATTAAAAAAGGACATAATAAGCATTTTATTATCGTTGATGCGGCAATGAATGATTTAATCAGACCGGCATTCTACAAGGCATATCATAAAATTCTACCAGTAATTGAAGATATAGAGCGAGAAGGATTAACGGCAGATATAGTTGGCCCCATATGTGAAGAAGGTGATTTTTTTGCCCATGATAGAGTGTTACCTAAACCTACGGCAGGAGAGCTACTGGTTATTTTAGATGCCGGGGCTTATGGAATTACAATGTCATCTAATTATAATATGCGTCCTAAGGTGGCTGAGGTAATGGTCATTAATGGAGAATATCATATTATCCGTCAGAGAGAATCTTATGAGGATTTAATTAGCAAAGAGGCAATTTTACAGATTTAA
- a CDS encoding DUF2723 domain-containing protein, giving the protein MGKKNRGQITDNRKQKKGKWKVPFKIPRFLIPKDEPITPRAFALLDYAGGVLVFFICWVVYLHTLTPTIGFHDSGDMITAAYVLGIPHPTGYPLYCLLGKLWMSLLPIGNIAYRMNLASALCASLACMMVYFIVLKVGTGLVHAGLANQSNAQTRGLSLHQLIPAAVAAFMLAFATTFWEQAVIAEKYSLNALFATLLIFILLKWAEAMSTEYRARSMEVKAQSSRLKAQRYLYLFAFTLGLSFTHHMQTIYLVPASVFFILLISITSWMKKKTHVKAKKTIRQNNKQFLFNILYLLKSIYKKLLILRPVLIMFFLFIIPLLLYSYLPLRASQNPPVNCSDPDNLERFIDHISAKDYRDIFVSPILKERLQRGKFHISLFFSHQFTNYFIWIGIVGMLILFFKKIKIFIFLILIVIMNITLATIYSIPNIEDYYIPTFVIFAILSGCAIKWITEKIISFFTIKKIPIFFFIIVYLVSMIFLILFLFNTNYSYTNKHKYYLAYDYGRNILNDLEEESIIFLHTDMNIFPSFYIQIVEKIKTNICFVISTFLHCDWYGAQIKEKHPDLEFELYPKERIMKLKSNKRTELTQVRFDELIENNLNKYPCYILFNEEITHLASNYPLVLQGLLWRIAKDKKEVDKLSNVILNRKLRLNLRGIYDDIIYTDGMNFNIEWTKFTLQNYAAVYNNWGVLYYKKGMYDESINYFKKAITLNPTLSSAYLNIGDTYEEKKEYNKAIIYYRKVISLDTNSEEAYNKIGEIYLLKEKYRESICILQKAIKLNPKNVKTLYTLCKAYYKNGDINNTCKTLEKLLELVPFRDDIRQALLAIRHGQEIVWD; this is encoded by the coding sequence ATGGGTAAGAAAAACAGAGGACAGATAACAGATAACAGAAAACAGAAAAAGGGGAAGTGGAAGGTTCCTTTCAAGATTCCAAGATTTCTTATACCAAAAGATGAACCAATTACTCCAAGAGCATTTGCCTTATTAGACTACGCAGGTGGAGTACTGGTATTTTTCATCTGCTGGGTTGTGTATTTGCATACTCTTACTCCAACGATTGGGTTTCATGACTCAGGAGATATGATAACTGCGGCTTATGTCTTAGGTATCCCACATCCGACAGGTTATCCTCTTTATTGCTTGCTTGGTAAACTTTGGATGAGTCTACTACCAATTGGAAACATTGCCTATCGTATGAACTTAGCCTCTGCTCTATGTGCCTCCCTGGCGTGCATGATGGTATACTTTATCGTGTTGAAGGTAGGAACAGGGCTTGTCCATGCAGGACTTGCGAATCAAAGCAACGCACAGACACGAGGTCTGTCCCTACATCAACTTATACCCGCAGCAGTAGCTGCTTTCATGCTTGCTTTTGCTACTACCTTCTGGGAACAGGCAGTAATAGCTGAGAAATACTCACTAAATGCTCTGTTTGCAACATTACTAATCTTTATCCTACTAAAGTGGGCAGAAGCAATGAGCACGGAGTATAGAGCACGGAGCATGGAGGTAAAAGCTCAAAGCTCAAGGCTCAAAGCTCAGAGATATCTCTACCTCTTCGCTTTCACCCTGGGTTTATCTTTCACTCATCACATGCAAACAATCTATTTAGTGCCAGCAAGTGTATTCTTTATTCTATTAATTAGTATTACCAGTTGGATGAAGAAGAAAACTCATGTAAAAGCAAAAAAAACTATCAGGCAAAATAATAAACAGTTTTTATTTAATATTCTTTATCTTCTAAAGTCTATCTATAAAAAATTATTGATTTTAAGACCTGTATTAATAATGTTTTTTCTTTTTATTATTCCCTTACTCCTTTACTCATACCTTCCTCTACGAGCTTCTCAAAATCCACCTGTTAATTGTAGTGACCCGGATAACTTAGAAAGATTTATTGATCATATTAGTGCTAAAGATTATAGAGATATTTTTGTATCTCCTATATTAAAAGAAAGGTTACAAAGGGGTAAGTTTCACATAAGTCTTTTCTTTAGTCATCAGTTTACTAATTATTTCATTTGGATTGGAATTGTAGGAATGTTAATTCTCTTTTTTAAAAAAATAAAGATTTTTATCTTTTTAATACTGATAGTCATTATGAATATAACCTTAGCCACAATTTATAGTATTCCTAATATTGAAGATTATTATATTCCTACATTTGTTATCTTTGCTATTTTAAGTGGTTGTGCAATTAAATGGATAACAGAAAAGATTATTTCTTTTTTTACAATCAAAAAAATACCAATTTTCTTCTTTATAATTGTGTATTTAGTTTCTATGATTTTCTTAATTCTATTCCTTTTTAATACAAATTATAGTTATACTAATAAACATAAGTATTATTTAGCATATGATTATGGAAGAAATATATTAAATGATTTAGAGGAAGAATCAATTATCTTTTTACATACAGACATGAACATTTTCCCATCTTTTTATATTCAAATTGTAGAAAAAATTAAGACAAATATATGCTTTGTTATTTCAACCTTCCTACATTGTGATTGGTATGGAGCTCAAATTAAAGAAAAACATCCTGATTTGGAATTTGAGCTTTATCCTAAGGAAAGAATTATGAAGTTAAAATCAAATAAAAGAACGGAACTTACACAAGTTAGATTTGATGAACTTATAGAGAATAATCTTAACAAGTATCCATGTTATATCTTATTTAATGAAGAAATTACTCATTTAGCCTCAAATTATCCATTAGTTCTCCAAGGATTACTCTGGAGGATAGCAAAGGATAAAAAAGAAGTGGATAAATTATCTAATGTTATTCTAAACAGAAAGTTAAGACTTAACTTAAGAGGAATATATGATGATATAATCTATACTGATGGTATGAATTTTAACATTGAGTGGACTAAATTTACTTTGCAAAACTATGCTGCAGTGTACAATAACTGGGGAGTACTTTACTATAAAAAGGGTATGTATGATGAATCTATTAATTATTTTAAAAAAGCTATAACACTAAATCCAACTCTTTCAAGTGCATATTTAAACATTGGTGATACATATGAAGAAAAAAAGGAGTATAATAAAGCAATTATCTATTACAGAAAGGTAATTTCTCTTGACACTAATAGTGAAGAAGCTTATAATAAAATAGGTGAAATTTATCTTTTAAAAGAGAAATATAGAGAATCAATCTGTATTCTTCAAAAGGCAATAAAATTAAATCCTAAAAATGTTAAAACTCTTTATACTCTTTGTAAAGCATATTATAAAAATGGTGATATAAATAATACTTGTAAAACATTAGAGAAACTTTTAGAGTTAGTACCATTTCGTGATGATATTCGTCAAGCTCTTTTAGCCATACGACATGGACAGGAGATTGTCTGGGATTAA